The Passer domesticus isolate bPasDom1 chromosome 28, bPasDom1.hap1, whole genome shotgun sequence nucleotide sequence GGCATGAGTGTCGCCTTTGTTCTGAGGGATGTGGGTGTGCTCCTCATTGAAGGCAGCATGGTGCTAATGAGATTCTACCTGGACTTCCTGGAAAAAGTGACTGGGGAGAGAATCCAGGACAGGGCTACACTCAAGGTGAGCCTTTCGTTTCCCCCCTGCTTGGGCAGACCCATAGCAGTTCCCCAGCAATACTGGCATATGGACACCAGGATCTGGCCAGGGGCTCTGACCAGGCAGGAGCATGATTCCACCTGCTCTACCTGCCCTGAACTCCTCCTCTCCTGAGTGCCTTGGCCACATTGAGGATGTGCTGGCACCTTCacatttctgtgctgcaggctctccagcagctggacatTGTGGTTTCCCGGGTGGTGCCTGTTGCTTCCCTGAGCTTTAGTGGCCATGTCATCGTCTTTCCCAAGTGAGTCAAACACCCGGGCAGCTTTGGCCTCTGGAGAGATCTGGAAGCAGTTTCTCCTCATGACCACAACAGTCCTGCAGAGCACTGACTCTCATTTGTGCCTGCCTGCTCATCATCCCTGTGAACAGACCCGAGGGGACAGAGAGAGTATTTTAGGCAACCCTTGTTTCCCCATCATGGCCAGGAATCCTTTCCTGAGTGAGCCTATTTCCCAGGACAGTCCTTGGGGTTGGGACACAATTCACTTGGGAGAACAGTGGCCTTTACCCTACTGCCAAACTCACCTGTGAGCAGGTGATGGTGGCAAGGGGCCAGAGCCGGTGGGGATGTGGCTCAGGATTGTGTTGTCTCTTTGTCTCCAGCTTTGAACAGACACTTCAGCCCACATTGCTGCCCAGGGATCATCTCAAGGACTTTGGATTTGTTCCTGGAGAGGACAAGAGGAACAAAATAAGTTTGCCACCCATAAGACAAGGCATGGAAGGTAAAGCAGCTCCCCACTTGTCTCCATAGCACAGGCAACTGGTGGCTGTGATTTGACGAGAGAATCCCCAGCCATGATTGTCACAAGAATCTGATTGTGCCAAACCATGGTGCCAGCTTGTCATGGCCTTTTCTCCTAAGACTGGCTCCACAagagctgagccctgggctGGAAGGTGCCCAAGATGCTCATCCCTGATTCAGCAAGCGGGTGGGGATCTGAGGGCCCATACTTGCTCCCAGAAATTACCTCTGCATTCAGAAGAGACTCTGTCCCAAACCTGGCACTATGGATGGGAAGGTGCCAGGCCTCTGGAGACAGTGGCAGGAGGGCAGTGGGAATTCCCTGTTGGATGTGTTAGGAAGAGGCCTGAGCATCTCCATCTGTCACTTGTGGCCAGTAGCATCACAGCTATGCTGTTCTGACAAGCCCTGTCCTTCCTGATTCCAGGGAGACTTCCTGGCCTGCCCGTGCCTGCTCACCAGGGTTCCACTGCCaaggcaggagagcagccccaggatgATGAGGAGATGGAGATAAGGCACAGCCCTCGGGTCAGGTGAGCCTGGACGCTCAGGACATGGGGCCTTTTCCTCATCCAGCCAGAGCTTGTTCCCCAGCACATCCACCAGACAGactggggctgctgggagcgCCCCATGTCACAGGGCTGGTTCCTCTCCATCCCTCCAGAAGAGTCCCTCATGACAGCTGGAGCCATGCATGGGGACAGACAAGTGTCAGCCAAGGGTTCCAGCTCAGGGGGTTCATCtcctgagctgggcacagccatcAGCTCAGGGGCACATAGCTCCTGTGGGCAGAATGTGGCCCCAGACCTCTCCCTCTGTGTCCTCCAGGAAGCTGCCAGTGatcccaggggctgctgccagaagaaagcagcctgtggctGACCAAAGCATGGGCAAGCCTGTGCCCAAGGGCCAAGCGTTGATGCAGAGCAACAAAGAGGCAGCAGCAACTCagagggaaagaggaggaagaggagaaagaaaagattctcttgggagagagggagaaaagaaagttCAACTTCGAAAAGAAGGAGAGAGAAGGGAATCTCTtgggggagaaggagaaaagaaaactcATCTCAGGAGAGATGGAGAAAAGAAAGTTCAACTTGGAAAAGAAGGAGAGAGAAGGGAATCTCTtgggggagaaggagaaaagaaaactcATCTCAGGAGAGATGGAGAAAAGAAAGTTCAACTTGGAAAAGAAGGAGAGAGAAGGGAATCTCTtgggggagaaggagaaaagaaaactcATCTCAGGAGAGATGGAGAAAAGAAAGTTCAACTTGGAAAAGAAGGAGAGAGAAGGGAATCTCTtgggggagaaggagaaaagaaaactcATCTCAGGAGAGATGGAGAAAAGAAAGTTCAGCttggaaaagaaggagaaagaagggaatctcttgaaagagaaggaaaaaaggctcatctcagaagagaaggaaaaagaaggggTTCTTttagagaaggagaaagaatgGATTCTTTTAGAAGACAAGAAGAAAGAATGGATTCTCTCAGAAGACGAGGAGAAAAGAAAGTTggacaaaaaagagaaaaagaagcaaaaaatgcTCTTGAAagtgaaggagaaaagaaagttcaccccaaaagaggagaaaataaagtttctcccagaagaaaagaagaaaaaatagttCTTCatggaagaggagaaaagaaagttCCTCTtggaagagaagaagaaaagaagtttTGTCTCAAAGGAGAAGAAGTGAAATATCTCCttgggagagaaagagaaaagaaacttcttcctgggagaggaggagaaaggaaagtccCTCTTGGGAGCACATCActgccatggagtgcccaggccAGGAAGCCTCAGGTCTCCAAGGTGTTCATCCTGCAGCAGCCGGGGGCTGAGGCAGCACAGGGCCTGAGAGCCAGGCCCGAGATCTTCTGGTCAGTGCTCAAAGAGCCTCAGAAGAGCATTTTGGCAGGCTACAGGTTTGAGTCCTCCCGTCTGctgccccctctgcccccaCAGGATGCTGTGGCTTCACAGTTGCCCATGCTGAAGAAGAGAGAAATGGTCGCCAGGGGCCCGTGGCCCTGGGTGGAGTGAGCAGGGATGAGGGTGAGCAGCACCTGAGGTGGCAaaacagggacaggactggaacAGGAACTGCCATTCTGGGAGGCTGTTTCCTCCTAGGAATGCAGAGTTAGTGAAGGGATCTTCAAAGATCCTTCAGCTCTGCTGGACGTCATGGCCAAGGTGCCACTGTGGGGTCATCCATCTCCAGGGTTGAGGGACTCCTTTTCCAACAAGAAGGAACCTCAGGACACATCCTGGGGTTACAGTAAGCCTAATTCAGAACAAGGCTTCTTTTTAGATCCCCATTGGAAAGACAAAGCCTCTCTGGGAGGATTTGGCAAAGCTCAGGaacaaactgctgctgctggagaggctgcagcaaagggaaaagagagggagagaaagagttGTCCTCCTGTCAGTGTCCTGACCTGAAGCCATCCAGGAGAGGCTAGGAGACACTCCCAGATCTGTTCCCAGGGAGCCTCCCTGACAGAGACCAAACCCCATTCCAGGTGCTGCTCCTGACTGTTGTTGGGATGAGATCCATGCATCCTTCTCCCAGAAGGCAGTAGGTGCTACCACTACcaccctgagagatttttattaaaagaaaaatttccaGAATAGCAAATTAAACAGAATTCACTGTTGTATTGCACAACCCATTCCTTGCATACCTGCAATATCCATTTC carries:
- the LOC135287156 gene encoding uncharacterized protein LOC135287156, giving the protein MAVVSGVSPTQMDFWGGMEFVFTMPSITPTERKAVWDAVASNIQQQLLLHKGIRIPTLGSFDVVHTETLVGNKTVILQRPVFHLARNLGGVQNLENKDDLAGGKQLEPLKYAKVATQASVSRKKVECCILGTMSLLYHCLEKGMSVAFVLRDVGVLLIEGSMVLMRFYLDFLEKVTGERIQDRATLKALQQLDIVVSRVVPVASLSFSGHVIVFPNFEQTLQPTLLPRDHLKDFGFVPGEDKRNKISLPPIRQGMEGRLPGLPVPAHQGSTAKAGEQPQDDEEMEIRHSPRVRKLPVIPGAAARRKQPVADQSMGKPVPKGQALMQSNKEAAATQRERGGRGERKDSLGREGEKKVQLRKEGERRESLGGEGEKKTHLRRDGEKKVQLGKEGERRESLGGEGEKKTHLRRDGEKKVQLGKEGERRESLGGEGEKKTHLRRDGEKKVQLGKEGERRESLGGEGEKKTHLRRDGEKKVQLGKEGERRESLEREGKKAHLRREGKRRGSFREGERMDSFRRQEERMDSLRRRGEKKVGQKREKEAKNALESEGEKKVHPKRGENKVSPRRKEEKIVLHGRGEKKVPLGREEEKKFCLKGEEVKYLLGREREKKLLPGRGGERKVPLGSTSLPWSAQARKPQVSKVFILQQPGAEAAQGLRARPEIFWSVLKEPQKSILAGYRFESSRLLPPLPPQDAVASQLPMLKKREMVARGPWPWVE